TTGTTCCCTGTTGTCTGTGTTACATTTTCTCTCAATGTTTCTCTTTCTCCAAGGGGACAGTGTCAGTCCTGCTGAGTCATGGGATGGTGGTGCATCTGTCTGACCACATTAAAGGTTTGGTGCCTCGAACCCATCTGTCTGACATTGTTCTGCAGAATCCGGAGAAAAAGTACATGGAGGGCATGAAGGTCAAATGTCGGGTAAGTGCACTTCTACGCTAACAAACAGCTATAAAACTTCTGATGTGAAGTTTCAGCTGTGAGCACTGATTTGCTTTTTATTGTTCCACTGAATATTTGTGTCTGCACACTTTGTCTTCAGGTGCTGTCAGTAGATGCAGAGAATAAGAAGCTGTACCTGACCAGAAAAAAGACTCTGGTTGAAAGCTCCTTGCCGTTGTTCCTGAGCTATAATGACACTCGTCCTGGTCGTGTGTCCCACGGCTATATCGTGAGCGTAAAAGACTTTGGCTGCATTGTCCGTTTTTACAATGGCGTCAAGGGTCTGGTGCCGCTCAGTGAGCTGAGCTCTGAGCCCATCGTTCGTCCTGGGGACATCTTCTATGTTGGGCAGGTAAGGTGATCTAATGTCATGTACACTGAGATTCCTGTATGGTCATGGTGGTCTTATGGTCTTGATTTGTGTTGTTTCTGTGATGTATCTCACAAGTTTGCTCGTGTTGATTGATAATCCAGGTGGTAAAGGCTAAAGTTCTTCAGTGTGATCCTGAAAGGGGAAAGATGGTGCTTTCATTTAAGGCAGTGGGcgaaaaagaaaatgaggagacTGAAAAACCTGAGTTTGACTGTGAAGTGGGGAAGGTAAGAAGTCGTCTCTGTGGCTTGTTCCATTGAAAATATAATCTTTTGTCTTATTCTTATTAATTTGTCTTATTTATTGTAGAGGCTGGATGCAAAGGTGCTGAAAAAGTCACTCAACGGTTTGGAAGTGGCCATCCTCCCGGATGAGATCCGTGCTGTACTGCCTATGATCCACCTGTCTGATCACATGTCCAACTGCCCTCTGCTGTGGGAGAGCCTGCAGGAAGGAGATATCATCTCAAAACTCATCTGTTCAAGCAAGAACAAGCAGAATCTTGTATCCTTTTTTTGAGTAGCCTGCAGATATTTTGCAGATCTGACCACCCGATAACCTTTACTCAGGTTTGATTGATTCACTGTGTCCTCTTGGGAAATTCATACATCTTCTAtttgaaaaaatgtgtttttccttAGCTGCTTCTCATTTAAAGACTCTCACCAAGAAACCAACAGTGAGATGGTCACTGGAGGAAGGAGTGGTTGCCAAAGATTTCTCTGAGATCACTGTTGGACTTCAGTTGGTTGGCTGGATCAAGAATATCATGTCCTATGGTGTCTTTGTGGAGTTTCCATATGGCCTTGTTGGACTTGCACCCAAATCAGTAAGTAAAGAACTTTTAATTTGTAAACCGAAAGGCGCATATGTGTACAACAGTTATATATTTTCCTGGTTaaattttccaatttttctgcttttccagGCTATGACTGACAAGTTCATCAGAGATGCGACAAACAGCTTCCAGGTTGGCCAGACGGTCATTGCTAAAGTGACAAACCTCGATGAGGAGAAGCGGCGATTCCTGGTCACACTGAAGATTTCAGAGGTCATATCACCACAGGGGGATGCCCAGACAAGACTCATTAATGGTCTTCAGGAGAGAAGAGCAGTGACTGAAATGTTGGTTTTGAAGGGTATGTGTGATAAATAAATGCTGGGAGCTAGTTAAACAAAAGGCCAAATAAGATTTGAGTTGCAGAATTCCAGACATTAAGTGAGACTTAAGTTCCCTTTTTTTGTTCACTttgtatctatttttttttctagataACAGTGAACTTCAGCAGCAGTTGGCTGCTCTGTCTGTTGgacagaaactgaagctgaCTGTGGATACTGTGAATGACACCGGTGCCAGATTTAAGTCTGATGGCTTGATTGGTGCTACCATTCTGGCCAATAAGCACCACATGATGGGTATGTACTGAACAGgaaaaaactaaatatttatcatatcattattattattttttgctttgctttggtCAGTGAAGCTTTTAATTTTgaagaaaatattaaatagaGTGGAACTTGTGGgccaaaagcacaaggtcaaAGAGACGAGTGGGCTGTTTAGTGTGTATGTTGTTTTCACAATATTCAAaacaatattatattatatctaataaCAGATGAAGGGAAGTATGAAGTTTACCGATTCATAACATCAGGAGGTTACAGAGAAGTTATTTTGTATGAAAGATGAGCTTATATGTAaccaaaaactgtattttttgcAGGTGTTAAACTGACCGAAGGACAGAAAGTCGGTGCAGTCGTCCTTCATGTTGACATGCTTTCTGCTTGTGTCCATGTCTCTATCCTTTCCAAGCTGATGGGGAAGAAGAAATCTGTGAGTgttcatatttatatatatatatttttaaatcagatatataaaaatataaatccaCCATTtgattgtaatgtttttaattttttttatagctgGCTGAAGGGTTGAAACACACAGCAATGGTGCAGTACATAGACAAAGACTTTGCCGTCATCTCATTGGGTGACACGGCACAGCTGACTGTGATCCAGACTTACAGCCACCTGAACGAGATATTCCTGTCTGAGTCAGAGAAGCTGAAGGTGGGCATGACTTTGTCAGCTGAAGTTATTGAACCCAGCTGTCAAGAGCTGCAAGGGCTCCCTTTGGTGTCGTGGGAGCGCAGTATGCCAGAACGAAAGCGCACAGCTTCAGAAAACCAGACTGGCCGCAAGGGCCACTGCTTTGGTGAAATCCTGCAGGGCACGGTGCGGACAGTAAAACCTACCTGCATCCAGGTTACCTTAGAGGATGGAAGCTCAGGTAGCGTGCATGTGTCTGAAGTGGTGGAGCCTGCAGAAGTGCGCCTGGGATCTTTCCCCACGTCATCAGTAAAAGTGGGCAGCGTGGTCACCGCCAGGGTTATCGGAGGACGAGAAGCTTCCAGTCACAGGTAATGATGGCTGTTGTGCCTCATTTTACCCACTGGAGTAGACATTTCTCCTTCTTTATGATGTGTATTCACTTTCTTTGTGTTATGTAATAATGTAGATGTAATCGCAACTGTTTCTGTTTCAGATTCTTGCCATTCTCCCATCCAAAATTCACATACACCATTTCCGAGCTTACGCTGATACCCAGGTAAATGTATAACACAAATAAACTTGCATTCTGGTTCTTATATTGCATCACCTGAGCCTGATCATTATTTAATCCTAAAATATCAAAACAACCATCATTCTGTTAATAAAATATTGCACAggtgtttaaaatgaataaaattcgTTGCACTATAATTTGTTTGGGACTATCACTCGTGcatattttgtgctttttctgtttttcatctttgtggtctttttttcctctctgcagCAAACTGAACGAGAGTGTAGATTTCAAACCAGTtacagcaaaagaaaaactgagCAGCTATAAGGCTGGGGAGGAAATTACATGCTTTGTATCAAAGGTAAGCTTTGAAGATCGAGATGGCTGGCTTTATATTATTTTACAAGTTTTCCGCTAAACTTGAAGTGATGGCACAttgaaaaaatccaaaaacaatttcaaaggaaaaagaaagccaAAAAGGAAGCTTGGAATTTATGTcctctttgctttttcttcaaTGTCTGCATGTTTCTCTCTCCAGTTTAACTCAGACAGAAAGTCTTTGGAAGTCACGACTGATCCCAGTGTTACTGGAACGGTTGAACTGCTGGCAATGACCACTGATCCTAAAGTAAGTTTCTGTCTTTGCAAATGTATAGGAAGAGCAAATGGTATTTGTAAAAGGTCAATCATCTAACACTTTGTGCTTATTCGAGGATATCGGCCACCCAGAGAAACTGCACAAGCTGGGCCAAGCAGTCCGTGCCAGAGTGGTAGAAGTGAGCTTCACTCCTCATCGCTTTGTGCTGTCACTCACAGGTAAGAGCTACACGAGCACCATATAGCCTCAACATATAGATTAAGATGTTTCTAGGAAATGTGCAATAATGACATTTATAATGATAAcgaaaaaatgttattttattgaaaaaatatCTGCAAACAAAATAAAGGGCATTTTGCATCCTCCTCTTCCAATAAGCTGCTATCAGACTACTGAAGTCACAGTTTGAATCTATTGCCACAAGGTGGCAGCAGCGGCAACATTATAGCAGTAGTAGTGACACAGTATAAGTCCAATATAAGCACAAAAGTAGCCTACCTAGAATTTTTAGTGAAAGTGTAACATAACAGCTCAACACTTTAGTTAGCAGTAACTGAAGTAACTTAACTTCATTGTTGATGTAGCTCCATTTTTAGCTACTAAATGAACATATCTGTCTGACACGCTGCTCTCAGACGTGCTTAGCTTTGTATCGTCGTTGTGCAAGGGAACTTGGGGAACTTAAACACATTGCATCACTATTATCTCTCATACAATGATATAATCCTTACATATCACATGAAAATTTCTACATGACTAGTAAGAGcgtgtgtctttgtgttatgttattgtTGTTGGATCTGCTAGTTTTGAAATTTGTATCACATAAAATTGGGTTAATTTAATTTCTggattccttttattttttccaggtGTCCATAAACTGGAGAAAGGCAGCATTACTTTGGGGATAGTAACAAATATTCAGCCACAAACTGGCCTGCTGGTCAAACTTCCCTTTGGGGGGATGGGGACTGTTGCTGTCACAGACCTTGCTGATGCCTACAGGCCAAACCCACTGGCTGTTTACAACAAGGATCAGTTTCTCAGGTGAGTGTGGATGATCTCTGTTATAGACCTTGTGCAGAAAAGAATAGTTTTAGGCTACCCTGATGTGCACTCGCTTCTGTAATCCAGTGCAAACTTTAattttgcatttatttcattgtttttctaaaTTACCAGTAAGCAAATTAAGAGTTAAAACTTTTTGAGTGTAACAAAGTTAAACTATATTTATTTTGTGGGCACTGAAACACTACAGCTCCCATCAGCTTCCATGATAAAACAATGCAAGTGTTGCAGCAGCAGTAGATTTAACTGTAACCTGGTTTCTTCTCTTATAAAACCGATTTTTCAACATTATAGCTGTGATGTCTGCTGCAGTGTTCAGTTCTCTCTGTCCAGCTGTTACAGTAATGTGACACTCGTTGGCCCACATCTGTGGAGCAAAAATCTGAAAACCTAAAGTTAGatctaaaaaaatgttttttttctatcagaGAAAAAATGAGAGAACTTTTCTTTTGGAGCAGCACCTGGAAGTTCTGTTTTCccttcagcttttttttaaattcagtatATCAACCCACACTTTACCTTGtggatttctcttttttattagcTGTAATATTGCTGTGCCAGCTTAAATAGAAAAGACCTTTTTTCAGTGGTTTAGTCgatacaaatacattttttgtttgaATTGGAGTCGAAATTCAGTCTGCAGAATTCAGTTATGTGTCACtaatatgaaaatattaaaatatcgtCACAACTTTAATCCCAAAACTTTCTGATTAAAAATGTTTAGTGACTGTGAAGTAAatattgattattttttaatatgtttattatatttatattttttaaatattttttcaggTGTTACCTTCTAGATAATGAAAATGACAAGTGGCAGTTGTCTCTGCGACCATCGAGGTATGACAAGGCATCGTTGTAAAAGTTTGATTTGGGacgtttttttaataaagcacTAAAAATGTATCTTGTTACAACGTGCTCCTCCAGGCTGAACCCAGAGAAGGCCAAGCCAGCAAAAGACCCAGAAGTGTTGTCCGTAAACAAACTGAAGGCAGGCCAGATCATCAGAGGCTATGTCAAGTCTGTTGGAGAGCAGGGGGTCTTCATCAGGTAAAGAGATCCATCCACAGCATGCTAATGATTGTTTTTAGAAAAATTTCAACATTTATTCTAACATTTATGTTCTTACTTGTTATATCTTCTTACTGTTCTATATAATTGTCTTTCAGGTTGTCAAGAAGCATCATTGGAAGAGCTGAGCTCCAACAAACCACCAAATACTTtgttaaaaatcacaaaatcgTCTCTGAGCACCTGCCTCCCAACACCCTGCTCACCACCAAAATTCTCAGGTAAAGTCAGCTCAGAGTTCAGAAATCACTCTTCAGAATTTATGCTTTGTTTCCAATTTTATACACTGATCCAGCTTAGAATTATATCTTAACTGCCATTGATGtagcatttaaaaataaaagggaaaaaattcATAATCATAGCAAGTTTCAGAAGTTATCTGGGACAGCTTCAGGTAGGGACTATTTTCAGACTCCAAACTGCCATCCTACCATTTTAGTTTTTGCTATTCTTGTCTTCAGTATtgacgaggaggaggagtttATCAACCTCTCGCTTCTCCCTGAGGACACCGGGAAGCCAGACGTCCTTCCAGAATCGCTCGGTCTGCCGCTGCGTCTCGTcggagaggagaagaagaaacaagatAAGAAGAGCAAGAAACGCCCAGCGTCTGAGAgcgaagaggtgaaaaggcgcattcagtttcttttttactttcacATCTAAATTTATCTCATTTCCTTGTGTTTTCTATTACATAGTTaactctttcattttatattttgacatttttgaatCATCACTTTGCATTTTTGCCAAAAACAAGGCCATTTTTCATCTTCCATTTATCATCTCTGGGTGTGACAATAATAAATCCTGCACTGATATTTGCCTTGGTGACTTTATGCATGTACTGAATTGTGGTTTATTTGTGTCTTAATGGTCCTTCATTGGCAGAtcccaaagaaaaagaagaaggaatcAAAGAAGGCAAGAACTGATGATAATGATAGTGGAGTAGAGGTGTACTTCAGAGAAGAAGAGGATAAGGAAGATGAAGGAAAACCTGCAAAAGTAAGCAACTGCTCATAAACTTTTCCAGTCTTGTAAATCTCCGTAGATTGGGTGATTTGAATACACTTAACCACAATCTTATGAATACGTTCTCTCCCTCAGCAGGTTATATCCAGTGCATCGTGTCCATCTAGGCTGCAGGTGACAGCAGGTTTCTCCTGGGATGTGGGTCTTAGCTCCCTGAAGCCTGCCTCTGCAGTGCAGGAGGAGGACTCGAGTGATGGAGAAGACCAAGAGGGAAGCActaaggtgaaaaaaaaaagatgtacatT
This sequence is a window from Oreochromis niloticus isolate F11D_XX linkage group LG6, O_niloticus_UMD_NMBU, whole genome shotgun sequence. Protein-coding genes within it:
- the pdcd11 gene encoding protein RRP5 homolog isoform X1, giving the protein MASVEEDFPRGGTAKKSTGSKTVVHRTEADNLFQSNEQTETKKRKAGAKDDSKKLKKQKAEEKKVGLTLNAPVKCVEILHVKDVKEGMLMLGCVKEVTDFEVTVSLPSGLQGFLSIKNICDSYTKLLSEQLDSTDTEEICSLPHLFYPGMVLRCVVAKLDVTKRGSLSIQLSINPKLVNKNLTPSALKTGMVLSACVESVEDYGYIIDIGVSGTKAFLSKESLKFKHNNAQELKVGQYLTSQVEEVKNDGRVVQLSANLTTIAQTCAEPKQGWNLTTLLPGLLVKATIKEVTKHGLILDFLSSFNGQVDFLHMEPEQASSYTKGLKVNARVLYIEPQTRLVGMSLRSHLIHLETGIDPVPAGGERIGEVVKECKMTAMHHLSGGVLELPDKTLAFVHRNHLKESNEEANENRVFAQPEHTCRILDFSPMEQIHFATLRRSVIGKPFYRYHDLQAGQVVEGTVSVLLSHGMVVHLSDHIKGLVPRTHLSDIVLQNPEKKYMEGMKVKCRVLSVDAENKKLYLTRKKTLVESSLPLFLSYNDTRPGRVSHGYIVSVKDFGCIVRFYNGVKGLVPLSELSSEPIVRPGDIFYVGQVVKAKVLQCDPERGKMVLSFKAVGEKENEETEKPEFDCEVGKRLDAKVLKKSLNGLEVAILPDEIRAVLPMIHLSDHMSNCPLLWESLQEGDIISKLICSSKNKQNLTLTKKPTVRWSLEEGVVAKDFSEITVGLQLVGWIKNIMSYGVFVEFPYGLVGLAPKSAMTDKFIRDATNSFQVGQTVIAKVTNLDEEKRRFLVTLKISEVISPQGDAQTRLINGLQERRAVTEMLVLKDNSELQQQLAALSVGQKLKLTVDTVNDTGARFKSDGLIGATILANKHHMMGVKLTEGQKVGAVVLHVDMLSACVHVSILSKLMGKKKSLAEGLKHTAMVQYIDKDFAVISLGDTAQLTVIQTYSHLNEIFLSESEKLKVGMTLSAEVIEPSCQELQGLPLVSWERSMPERKRTASENQTGRKGHCFGEILQGTVRTVKPTCIQVTLEDGSSGSVHVSEVVEPAEVRLGSFPTSSVKVGSVVTARVIGGREASSHRFLPFSHPKFTYTISELTLIPSKLNESVDFKPVTAKEKLSSYKAGEEITCFVSKFNSDRKSLEVTTDPSVTGTVELLAMTTDPKDIGHPEKLHKLGQAVRARVVEVSFTPHRFVLSLTGVHKLEKGSITLGIVTNIQPQTGLLVKLPFGGMGTVAVTDLADAYRPNPLAVYNKDQFLRCYLLDNENDKWQLSLRPSRLNPEKAKPAKDPEVLSVNKLKAGQIIRGYVKSVGEQGVFIRLSRSIIGRAELQQTTKYFVKNHKIVSEHLPPNTLLTTKILSIDEEEEFINLSLLPEDTGKPDVLPESLGLPLRLVGEEKKKQDKKSKKRPASESEEIPKKKKKESKKARTDDNDSGVEVYFREEEDKEDEGKPAKQVISSASCPSRLQVTAGFSWDVGLSSLKPASAVQEEDSSDGEDQEGSTKPQKKSRHEQEQEKKEAEKALIQREAELMDPNLRPKDAAAFERLLLASPNSSLLWLQFMAHHLQATQIEQARSVAERALKTISFREEQEKLNVWVALLNLENMYGTEESLKKVFERAVQFCEPMPVYQKLAEIYAKSNKIKEAEGLYKTMVKRFRQNKEVWFSYGTFLLQQGQSDVASTLLQRALKSLPPKESVDVIAKFAQLEFRYGDVERGRNMFDKVLTTYPKRTDLWSVFIDLMVKHGSQKEIRALFDRVIHLSVSVKKIKFFFKRYLEYEKTHGTPQSVQAVKEKAIEFVEAKGTEGTK
- the pdcd11 gene encoding protein RRP5 homolog isoform X3, which gives rise to MASVEEDFPRGGTAKKSTGSKTVVHRTEADNLFQSNEQTETKKRKAGAKDDSKKLKKQKAEEKKVGLTLNAPVKCVEILHVKDVKEGMLMLGCVKEVTDFEVTVSLPSGLQGFLSIKNICDSYTKLLSEQLDSTDTEEICSLPHLFYPGMVLRCVVAKLDVTKRGSLSIQLSINPKLVNKNLTPSALKTGMVLSACVESVEDYGYIIDIGVSGTKAFLSKESLKFKHNNAQELKVGQYLTSQVEEVKNDGRVVQLSANLTTIAQTCAEPKQGWNLTTLLPGLLVKATIKEVTKHGLILDFLSSFNGQVDFLHMEPEQASSYTKGLKVNARVLYIEPQTRLVGMSLRSHLIHLETGIDPVPAGGERIGEVVKECKMTAMHHLSGGVLELPDKTLAFVHRNHLKESNEEANENRVFAQPEHTCRILDFSPMEQIHFATLRRSVIGKPFYRYHDLQAGQVVEGTVSVLLSHGMVVHLSDHIKGLVPRTHLSDIVLQNPEKKYMEGMKVKCRVLSVDAENKKLYLTRKKTLVESSLPLFLSYNDTRPGRVSHGYIVSVKDFGCIVRFYNGVKGLVPLSELSSEPIVRPGDIFYVGQVVKAKVLQCDPERGKMVLSFKAVGEKENEETEKPEFDCEVGKRLDAKVLKKSLNGLEVAILPDEIRAVLPMIHLSDHMSNCPLLWESLQEGDIISKLICSSKNKQNLTLTKKPTVRWSLEEGVVAKDFSEITVGLQLVGWIKNIMSYGVFVEFPYGLVGLAPKSAMTDKFIRDATNSFQVGQTVIAKVTNLDEEKRRFLVTLKISEVISPQGDAQTRLINGLQERRAVTEMLVLKDNSELQQQLAALSVGQKLKLTVDTVNDTGARFKSDGLIGATILANKHHMMGVKLTEGQKVGAVVLHVDMLSACVHVSILSKLMGKKKSLAEGLKHTAMVQYIDKDFAVISLGDTAQLTVIQTYSHLNEIFLSESEKLKVGMTLSAEVIEPSCQELQGLPLVSWERSMPERKRTASENQTGRKGHCFGEILQGTVRTVKPTCIQVTLEDGSSGSVHVSEVVEPAEVRLGSFPTSSVKVGSVVTARVIGGREASSHRFLPFSHPKFTYTISELTLIPSKLNESVDFKPVTAKEKLSSYKAGEEITCFVSKFNSDRKSLEVTTDPSVTGTVELLAMTTDPKDIGHPEKLHKLGQAVRARVVEVSFTPHRFVLSLTGVHKLEKGSITLGIVTNIQPQTGLLVKLPFGGMGTVAVTDLADAYRPNPLAVYNKDQFLRCYLLDNENDKWQLSLRPSRLNPEKAKPAKDPEVLSVNKLKAGQIIRGYVKSVGEQGVFIRLSRSIIGRAELQQTTKYFVKNHKIVSEHLPPNTLLTTKILSIDEEEEFINLSLLPEDTGKPDVLPESLGLPLRLVGEEKKKQDKKSKKRPASESEEIPKKKKKESKKARTDDNDSGVEVYFREEEDKEDEGKPAKQVISSASCPSRLQVTAGFSWDVGLSSLKPASAVQEEDSSDGEDQEGSTKPQKKSRHEQEQEKKEAEKALIQREAELMDPNLRPKDAAAFERLLLASPNSSLLWLQFMAHHLQATQIEQARSVAERALKTISFR
- the pdcd11 gene encoding protein RRP5 homolog isoform X2, encoding MASVEEDFPRGGTAKKSTGSKTVVHRTEADNLFQSNEQTETKKRKAGAKDDSKKLKKQKAEEKKVGLTLNAPVKCVEILHVKDVKEGMLMLGCVKEVTDFEVTVSLPSGLQGFLSIKNICDSYTKLLSEQLDSTDTEEICSLPHLFYPGMVLRCVVAKLDVTKRGSLSIQLSINPKLVNKNLTPSALKTGMVLSACVESVEDYGYIIDIGVSGTKAFLSKESLKFKHNNAQELKVGQYLTSQVEEVKNDGRVVQLSANLTTIAQTCAEPKQGWNLTTLLPGLLVKATIKEVTKHGLILDFLSSFNGQVDFLHMEPEQASSYTKGLKVNARVLYIEPQTRLVGMSLRSHLIHLETGIDPVPAGGERIGEVVKECKMTAMHHLSGGVLELPDKTLAFVHRNHLKESNEEANENRVFAQPEHTCRILDFSPMEQIHFATLRRSVIGKPFYRYHDLQAGQVVEGTVSVLLSHGMVVHLSDHIKGLVPRTHLSDIVLQNPEKKYMEGMKVKCRVLSVDAENKKLYLTRKKTLVESSLPLFLSYNDTRPGRVSHGYIVSVKDFGCIVRFYNGVKGLVPLSELSSEPIVRPGDIFYVGQVVKAKVLQCDPERGKMVLSFKAVGEKENEETEKPEFDCEVGKRLDAKVLKKSLNGLEVAILPDEIRAVLPMIHLSDHMSNCPLLWESLQEGDIISKLICSSKNKQNLTLTKKPTVRWSLEEGVVAKDFSEITVGLQLVGWIKNIMSYGVFVEFPYGLVGLAPKSAMTDKFIRDATNSFQVGQTVIAKVTNLDEEKRRFLVTLKISEVISPQGDAQTRLINGLQERRAVTEMLVLKDNSELQQQLAALSVGQKLKLTVDTVNDTGARFKSDGLIGATILANKHHMMGVKLTEGQKVGAVVLHVDMLSACVHVSILSKLMGKKKSLAEGLKHTAMVQYIDKDFAVISLGDTAQLTVIQTYSHLNEIFLSESEKLKVGMTLSAEVIEPSCQELQGLPLVSWERSMPERKRTASENQTGRKGHCFGEILQGTVRTVKPTCIQVTLEDGSSGSVHVSEVVEPAEVRLGSFPTSSVKVGSVVTARVIGGREASSHRFLPFSHPKFTYTISELTLIPSKLNESVDFKPVTAKEKLSSYKAGEEITCFVSKFNSDRKSLEVTTDPSVTGTVELLAMTTDPKDIGHPEKLHKLGQAVRARVVEVSFTPHRFVLSLTGVHKLEKGSITLGIVTNIQPQTGLLVKLPFGGMGTVAVTDLADAYRPNPLAVYNKDQFLRCYLLDNENDKWQLSLRPSRLNPEKAKPAKDPEVLSVNKLKAGQIIRGYVKSVGEQGVFIRLSRSIIGRAELQQTTKYFVKNHKIVSEHLPPNTLLTTKILSIDEEEEFINLSLLPEDTGKPDVLPESLGLPLRLVGEEKKKQDKKSKKRPASESEEIPKKKKKESKKARTDDNDSGVEVYFREEEDKEDEGKPAKVISSASCPSRLQVTAGFSWDVGLSSLKPASAVQEEDSSDGEDQEGSTKPQKKSRHEQEQEKKEAEKALIQREAELMDPNLRPKDAAAFERLLLASPNSSLLWLQFMAHHLQATQIEQARSVAERALKTISFREEQEKLNVWVALLNLENMYGTEESLKKVFERAVQFCEPMPVYQKLAEIYAKSNKIKEAEGLYKTMVKRFRQNKEVWFSYGTFLLQQGQSDVASTLLQRALKSLPPKESVDVIAKFAQLEFRYGDVERGRNMFDKVLTTYPKRTDLWSVFIDLMVKHGSQKEIRALFDRVIHLSVSVKKIKFFFKRYLEYEKTHGTPQSVQAVKEKAIEFVEAKGTEGTK